In one Brienomyrus brachyistius isolate T26 chromosome 12, BBRACH_0.4, whole genome shotgun sequence genomic region, the following are encoded:
- the LOC125704660 gene encoding uncharacterized protein LOC125704660 isoform X1, translating into MWRYRKPTFQLLLLEELQRQQRSSILCDTILQADGISVPAHSCVLSAISPQFSRTLSAAPPLPLGQSHLLQFPAVRAHTLLKLVGFLYSGELEGSGERERKELITAAWKLGIEGLEEVGRKEGETLEKHNGRVTEDAKDCEDDSAEVKELGRRWEESEGLIEQADGTRGPGMVKDKGMQTESPKNRQGVCWMTGVGDSGGEDQDMNIESSYVPLLKKATDSESQTGVSGMTVGGVDMETQTHVSVLRIRETDTGTQTDIPVWMDRERETGTQTDVPVWMDRERETGTQTDIPVWMDRERETGTQTDVPVWMDRERETGTQTDVPVWMDRERETGTQTDIPVWMDRERETGTQTDIPVWMDRKTDTGTQTDIPVSVDRETDTGTQTDIPVSVDRETDTGTQTDIPVSVDRETDTSTQTDIPVSVDRETDTGTQTDIPVSVDRETDTGTQTDIPVSVDRETDTSTLTDLSVWRKRRTEADDGDTSILPLPPMSACSTPSSEWTWADPQSTRFPAPLLPSAKPLAFCAASWPLQLSQVSGGPLRDREDASALLPAGEGVAQLANAGHVTHRHKACFVTPTLVGHTVADNPIMNIKFDKSSSLPASVVTHPPSDTAPPEAPFTANTTAETDENSPTPSVSTPAVPATSAHSVHHSDTVAPAPLIIAPTSEIIAGDTAAAESASLVVTAGVSGGSDVRLLSVSEAARSSSSAAADLSPDAPVAEAMAQHCMALPTNPPRISLPHTALLPPSGDCCSSPRTLLSIPQGADLEVPGGRTIRSSTSPVCILSQGLCDCPLIPAASPMLAQVEEHHPPQIPSFPSVQAGMDFQGAIATVQKNTSGHFGSGGGKIVGDGVPGLDAEQNREFERFEGNIVGFINYFLNPNSSQEESAHAGVGKSNVTGHREMAPSGPRKRGRPRKRGRPRTTGMVRTEVIAEGERGNPSSLGRGCGRERIELRPRSPQKAVSIVPRRDRGRGRGGVRVGVRSRQQPIKMRLRKQPEGGVWEIVDARAEAFRAPTRRRGRPCKGAVERQAYAQDVFPVIKRQRGQHRVHPFRISSLPSQVFSAFVSLPDLAELSTYQSPFLSARGWHPLQAQPRAPLPPPSPQAAPEESAEQFEKLLDDMVGLVMRLDDNAESACADDSAAGGTASFLQPHPHPSASPHMMDVVSPGSPPSEVVINTSPCNVTPATASECDFAVTANPVSLLSVTAAPDASVPHTKTPAPLHVPHTKTPVPLHVPHTKTPAPLHVPHTKTPVPLHVPHTKTPVPLHVPHTKTPAPLHVPHTKTPVPLHVPHTKTPVPLHVPHTKTPAPLHVPHTKTPAPLHVPHTKTPVPLHVPHTKTPAPLHVPHTKTPAPLHVPHTKTPVPLHVPHTKTPAPLHVPHTKTPAPLHVPHIKTLFPFHVPHTKTPVPLHVPHTKTPAPLHAPHTKTPAPLDVPNTKTLFPFYVPYTNTPVPLHVPHTKTPVPLHVPHTKTPAPLHVPHTKTPVPLHVPHTKTPVPLHVPHTKTPAPLHVPHTKTPVPLHVPHTKTPAPLHVPHTKTPAPLRVPNTKTLFPFHVPYTNTPVPLHVPHTKTPVPLHAPHTNAPLHEPHQGATIACSHGCCSSSLYCIFSHPHDGAAPCRQRSWSSSNPVSFCSESGKKSIVGPKDSLPSCFSQAPRVTVSGLTYDLLQTATADSGTPVMCSVEVQPNPRSGTNTERAWSPILSRSTGCSHATGTWLYSPPQETIAAVNDILEHILWSSENESASRCVSDGDEPEGIVREDGGEVQEEATTPDVLGEPSSEDTCDVNRSKDAGGPLKCSEGSQTKTQHLQEHVMPLRNIRSPVQKERTLEPEQPIKTSQDTSHILIESQILSSPIHSKQQSSKDLSCCPSPSPEGLQIPSLMTEHLPADSSPKRLQSPIMKQPVPIDCSKRPTGVPEDKGPLDNRLGSREKVDAEYKKRKIVTRSQTKKNWTREAEVGKGQTSLKWKEQSAKRGLHSYMPTWERHAEGTVVKRLRRSASWWEEENSGKLRGDTFRSAEKRKWEGQAAGVHLRKASTSVYRSTNRSTWPGKKTGNVAVKREARCSSARVCISCTEKSPLDKPEQLDSYVNRLTEAKTLANKAVRTEYGTRNPISTRKYKADGVGEGGPSKRDTSEKMCKPRLITQEVKIPRDARAEASSTLGKSTVSCWKAKRCQVVSERMKMGDLHTEGRLRTRGRKRRMQDAVELKTRQGPPDKRRGGKPVCSVCPQQSKVPRQPSLDLLQKRAKQKPKERNSLLRGGKAYTMRDDSRPQNSSGVQNFRELMLIEKENHREGRGGKEEQEEREDCKDGVATGDEQDCMNGEEVTVQGKCHGQILESRTKNTRDRETKNKEVPGEHDSAFGTDGKVGQTGRSEMDRVVEPEADRPKWECENNQETRSPSGTEIQDMSKGNSIISGLAVFPGTPHNATRTSGACLELEGEVDVEVEVDVLECSSPIRVPFDALHWGAAQGSNEAEPSEADAGEEDDEGEEVDVTGEESE; encoded by the exons ATGTGGAGGTACCGCAAACCCACTTTTCAGCTGCTgctcctggaggagctgcagaggCAGCAGAGGAGCAGCATACTGTGTGACACCATTTTGCAAGCTGATG GTATATCTGTTCCGGCACACAGCTGTGTCCTCTCTGCCATCAGTCCCCAATTTTCCCGTACACTCTCTGCTGCCCCACCCCTGCCGCTTGGCcaaagccacctgctgcagttcCCGGCAGTCAGAGCCCACACTCTTCTAAAGCTGGTGGGCTTCCTGTACTCGGGAGAACTGGAGGGTTCGGGGGAGCGTGAGAGAAAGGAATTGATCACTGCTGCCTGGAAATTGGGCATTGAGGGTCTAGAGGAGGttggcaggaaagagggagagacGCTGGAGAAGCATAACGGCAGAGTGACAGAAGATGCGAAGGACTGTGAAGACGATAGCGCTGAGGTCAAAGAGTTGGGGAGAAGATGGGAGGAATCTGAAGGTCTGATCGAGCAAGCAGATGGAACGAGGGGGCCTGGCATGGTGAAAGACAAAGGTATGCAAACTGAATCTCCAAAAAACAGACAAGGGGTTTGCTGGATGACAGGAGTGGGAGACAGTGGAGGAGAGGACCAGGACATGAATATAGAGAGCAGTTATGTGCCCCTGCTCAAGAAGGCAACGGACAGTGAGAGCCAGACTGGGGTCAGTGGAATGACAGTAGGTGGGGTAGACATGGAAACACAGACACATGTGTCTGTCCTGAGaatcagagagacagacacaggtaCACAGACTGATATACCTGTCTGgatggacagagagagagagactggtaCACAGACAGACGTACCTGTCTGgatggacagagagagagagactggtacacagacagacatacctGTCTGgatggacagagagagagagactggtaCACAGACAGACGTACCTGTCTGgatggacagagagagagagactggtaCACAGACAGACGTACCTGTCTGgatggacagagagagagagactggtacacagacagacatacctGTCTGgatggacagagagagagagactggtacacagacagacatacctgtctggatggacagaaagacagacacagGTACACAGACTGATATACCTGTCTCagtggacagagagacagacacaggtaCACAGACTGATATACCTGTCTCagtggacagagagacagacacaggtaCACAGACTGATATACCTGTCTCagtggacagagagacagacacaagtACACAGACTGATATACCTGTCTCagtggacagagagacagacacaggtaCACAGACTGATATACCTGTCTCagtggacagagagacagacacaggtaCACAGACTGATATACCTGTCTCagtggacagagagacagacacaagtACACTGACAGACTTATCTGTCTGGAGGAAGCGACGGACAGAAGCAGATGATGGTGATACCTCCAttttgcccctccccccaatgtCAGCATGCTCCACTCCCAGCTCTGAATGGACCTGGGCTGACCCCCAGTCAACAAGATTCCCCGCCCCATTACTACCCAGCGCCAAGCCGCTGGCTTTCTGCGCAGCCTCATGGCCCCTGCAGTTGAGTCAGGTGTCTGGTGGCCCACTGCGCGACAGGGAGGACGCCAGTGCGCTGTTGCCTGCAGGGGAAGGTGTTGCTCAGCTGGCGAatgctggtcatgtgacacacagacataaggcCTGCTTTGTCACTCCCACCCTGGTCGGTCATACAGTCGCTGATAATCCCATCATGAACATCAAATTTGACAAAAGTTCTTCTCTCCCAGCTTCAGTTGTTACACACCCTCCGAGCGACACCGCCCCCCCTGAAGCCCCATTTACAGCTAACACCACTGCTGAAACAGATGAAAATTCTCCCACCCCAAGTGTTAGTACCCCTGCTGTTCCCGCTACTTCTGCTCATTCTGTTCACCATTCAGATACAGTTGCCCCTGCACCATTGATTATTGCCCCAACTTCAGAGATCATCGCCGGTGATACTGCGGCTGCTGAGTCAGCCTCTCTGGTGGTCACAGCCGGTGTGTCTGGTGGGTCTGACGTCCGTCTGCTCAGTGTTTCAGAGGCTGCTCGCAGCTCTTCCTCAGCAGCAGCAGATCTGTCTCCTGATGCCCCAGTTGCCGAGGCGATGGCTCAACACTGCATGGCATTGCCCACAAATCCACCACGCATCTCGCTTCCACACACAGCTCTTCTGCCTCCGTCTGGAGATTGCTGCTCATCACCTCGCACTCTTCTGAGCATCCCTCAGGGGGCCGATTTGGAAGTCCCTGGTGGAAGAACCATTCGATCGTCTACCTCCCCCGTCTGCATCCTGTCCCAGGGGCTATGTGATTGTCCGCTAATCCCTGCTGCCTCTCCCATGCTTGCTCAGGTGGAAGAGCATCACCCCCCCCAAATCCCTTCCTTTCCTTCAGTGCAGGCAGGGATGGACTTCCAGGGGGCCATTGCCACCGTACAGAAGAATACAAGTGGACATTTTGGATCCGGGGGTGGAAAGATTGTCGGAGATGGTGTCCCGGGACTGGATGCAGAGCAGAACAGGGAATTTGAGCGGTTTGAGGGCAACATTGTAGGCTTTATCAACTACTTCCTGAATCCAAACTCATCTCAAGAAGAGAGCGCCCATGCTGGGGTAGGGAAGAGCAATGTTACCGGGCACCGGGAAATGGCACCTAGTGGGCCGAGGAAGAGAGGGAGGCCGAGGAAGAGAGGGAGGCCAAGGACGACAGGGATGGTCAGGACAGAGGTGATAGCGGAAGGGGAGCGAGGAAATCCATCCTCACTGGGAAGGGGCTGTGGAAGAGAACGTATAGAGCTCAGGCCAAGGAGTCCACAGAAAGCTGTCAGTATAGTGCCCAGGAGGGACCGGGGGCGAGGCAGGGGGGGTGTCAGGGTTGGGGTCAGAAGCAGACAGCAGCCAATCAAGATGAGGCTGAGGAAACAACCTGAGGGAGGGGTGTGGGAGATCGTGGATGCGAGGGCGGAGGCTTTCAGAGCTCCAACACGAAGAAGGGGACGACCATGCAAAGGGGCCGTTGAGAGACAGGCATACGCTCAG gacgtaTTCCCAGTCATAAAGAGGCAGAGGGGTCAGCACAGGGTCCACCCCTTCCGAATTTCCTCTCTTCCCAGTCAGGTTTTCAGTGCCTTTGTCTCTCTGCCTGATCTTGCAGAGCTGTCCACATACCAGTCTCCCTTTCTGTCCGCCCGTGGCTGGCACCCCCTGCAGGCCCAGCCCCGAGCTCCgctgcccccaccctccccacagGCTGCCCCCGAGGAGTCGGCCGAGCAGTTTGAGAAGCTCCTGGATGATATGGTGGGGCTTGTTATGAGACTCGATGACAATGCTGAGAGTGCCTGCGCTGATGACAGCGCCGCTGGGGGGACTGCCAGCTTCCTGCAGCCCCATCCACATCCCTCCGCCAGCCCTCACATGATGGATGTGGTCAGCCCTGGTTCTCCTCCTTCAGAGGTTGTTATAAACACTTCTCCCTGCAATGTCACTCCTGCTACGGCCTCCGAGTGTGATTTTGCTGTCACGGCTAATCCAG TATCTCTGCTGTCTGTCACTGCCGCACCGGATGCATCTGTCCCCCACACAAAgactcctgctcctcttcatgtCCCCCACACAAAGACTCCTGTTCCTCTTCATGTCCCCCACACAAAgactcctgctcctcttcatgtCCCCCACACAAAGACTCCTGTTCCTCTTCATGTCCCCCACACAAAGACTCCTGTTCCTCTTCATGTCCCCCACACAAAgactcctgctcctcttcatgtCCCCCACACAAAGACTCCTGTTCCTCTTCATGTCCCCCACACAAAGACTCCTGTTCCTCTTCATGTCCCCCACACAAAgactcctgctcctcttcatgtCCCCCACACAAAgactcctgctcctcttcatgtCCCCCACACAAAGACTCCTGTTCCTCTTCATGTCCCCCACACAAAgactcctgctcctcttcatgtCCCCCACACAAAgactcctgctcctcttcatgtCCCCCACACAAAGACTCCTGTTCCTCTTCATGTCCCCCACACAAAgactcctgctcctcttcatgtCCCCCACACAAAgactcctgctcctcttcatgtCCCCCACATAAAGACTCTTTTTCCTTTTCATGTCCCCCACACAAAGACTCCTGTTCCTCTTCATGTCCCCCACACAAAgactcctgctcctcttcatgcCCCCCACACAAAGACTCCTGCTCCTCTTGATGTCCCCAACACAAAGactctttttcctttttatgtcCCCTACACAAACACTCCTGTTCCTCTTCATGTCCCCCACACAAAGACTCCTGTTCCTCTTCATGTCCCCCACACAAAgactcctgctcctcttcatgtCCCCCACACAAAGACTCCTGTTCCTCTTCATGTCCCCCACACAAAGACTCCTGTTCCTCTTCATGTCCCCCACACAAAgactcctgctcctcttcatgtCCCCCACACAAAGACTCCTGTTCCTCTTCATGTCCCCCACACAAAgactcctgctcctcttcatgtCCCCCACACAAAGACTCCTGCTCCTCTTCGTGTCCCCAACACAAAGACTCTTTTTCCTTTTCATGTCCCCTACACAAACACTCCTGTTCCTCTTCATGTCCCCCACACAAAGACTCCTGTTCCTCTTCATGCCCCCCACACAAATGCTCCTCTTCATGAGCCACATCAGGGCGCCACCATCGCTTGCAGCCATGGATGCTGTTCCTCCTCCCTCTACTGTATTTTCTCACACCCCCATGATGGGGCTGCTCCCTGCAGACAGCGATCATGGTCTTCCAGCAATCCTGTCAGCTTCTGTTCTGAATCTGGCAAAAAGTCAATAGTTGGGCCAAAGGATTCCCTCCCGTCGTGTTTTTCTCAGGCTCCCAGGGTCACAGTTTCTGGTTTAACTTACGATTTGCTGCAGACAGCAACAGCAGACTCTGGAACGCCAGTGATGTGCTCCGTTGAGGTTCAGCCCAACCCTCGTTCTGGCACCAACACCGAAAGAGCGTGGAGCCCGATTCTGAGCCGCAGTACAGGCTGCAGTCATGCCACAGGCACCTGGCTGTACAGCCCACCTCAGGAGACCATAGCAGCGGTGAATGATATCCTGGAGCACATCTTGTGGTCATCTGAAAATGAGTCCGCATCACGGTGCGTGAGTGATGGTGATGAACCTGAGGGGATTGTGCGGGAGGATGGAGGTGAAGTCCAGGAGGAAGCAACGACCCCTGATGTTTTGGGAGAGCCTTCGAGCGAAGACACTTGTGATGTGAACAGGTCAAAGGATGCAGGTGGTCCCTTAAAATGTTCAGAGGGTTCTCAGACAAAAACACAGCACCTCCAGGAGCATGTAATGCCCCTAAGAAACATTCGTTCTCCAGTTCAAAAAGAACGAACTTTGGAACCAGAGCAACCCATAAAAACCTCCCAGGACACCTCACACATTCTGATAGAGTCCCAGATTTTATCTTCACCCATACACTCCAAACAGCAAAGTTCAAAGGACCTCTCCTGCTGTCCCTCCCCCAGTCCTGAGGGACTACAGATTCCAAGTTTAATGACGGAACACCTTCCAGCAGATTCTTCTCCCAAAAGACTACAGAGTCCAATCATGAAGCAGCCAGTTCCCATTGACTGTTCTAAAAGACCTACAGGTGTTCCTGAGGACAAGGGACCACTGGATAACAGGTTGGGGAGCAGAGAGAAGGTAGATGCAGAATATAAGAAGAGGAAAATTGTGACAAGGAGTCAAACTAAGAAAAATTGGACTAGGGAAGCTGAGGTTGGCAAAGGACAGACAAGTTTGAAGTGGAAAGAACAATCGGCAAAAAGAGGTTTGCACAGCTATATGCCTACGTGGGAAAGACATGCAGAAGGGACAGTTGTAAAGCGTTTGAGGCGATCAGCAAGTTGGTGGGAAGAAGAAAATAGTGGCAAGTTGCGAGGCGATACATTTAGGTCTGCAGAAAAGAGGAAGTGGGAAGGGCAAGCTGCAGGGGTACATCTGAGGAAGGCTAGCACCTCTGTCTACCGCTCGACGAACAGGAGCACTTGGCCTGGGAAAAAGACTGGAAACGTTGCAGTGAAACGGGAAGCTCGTTGCTCGTCAGCAAGGGTGTGTATCAGCTGCACTGAGAAATCACCTTTAGACAAGCCGGAGCAGTTAGACAGTTATGTAAACAGGCTGACTGAAGCGAAGACCCTGGCAAACAAAGCAGTGAGGACTGAGTATGGTACGAGAAACCCGATTAGTACGAGAAAATACAAAGCAGATGGAGTAGGCGAAGGAGGTCCCTCAAAGAGAGACACTTCAGAAAAAATGTGTAAACCCCGTCTGATCACTCAGGAAGTTAAAATACCAAGAGATgccagagctgaagccagttcAACACTTGGTAAGTCCACTGTCAGCTGCTGGAAAGCCAAGAGATGCCAAGTTGTGAGTGAACGAATGAAGATGGGGGATCTCCACACAGAAGGTAGACTCCGTACAAGAGGTAGGAAGAGGAGGATGCAGGATGCTGTGGAGCTGAAAACCAGACAGGGGCCTCCTGATAAGCGAAGGGGGGGCAAACCGGTCTGCAGTGTTTGTCCGCAGCAGAGCAAAGTGCCACGGCAACCTTCACTGGACCTGCTGCAGAAGAGAGCGAAACAAAAGCCCAAGGAGCGGAACTCGCTCCTAAGGGGTGGGAAGGCGTACACTATGAGGGATGACAGCAGGCCGCAGAACTCCTCAGGCGTTCAAAACTTCAGGGAGCTGATGCTGATAGAGAAGGAGAATCACAGGGAGGGGAGAGGAGGAAAGGAGGAACAAGAAGAACGAGAGGATTGTAAGGATGGTGTTGCAACCGGTGATGAGCAGGATTGCATGAACGGAGAAGAAGTAACTGTGCAGGGTAAGTGCCATGGGCAGATCTTGGAAAGCAGAACCAAGAACacaagagacagagagaccaAGAATAAAGAGGTTCCTGGAGAACATGACAGTGCATTTGGCACAGATGGAAAAGTTGGACAAACTGGACGGAGTGAGATGGACAGAGTGGTTGAACCAGAGGCTGATCGACCAAAATGGGAGTGTGAAAACAATCAAGAAACGAGATCTCCTAGTGGGACTGAAATACAAGACATGTCAAAGGGAAACTCCATAATATCAG GATTGGCTGTGTTTCCTGGAACGCCGCACAATGCGACCAGGACTTCAGGGGCATGTCTGGAGTTGGAGGGCGAGGTAGACGTGGAAGttgaagttgatgtgttggAGTGCTCCAGCCCCATCCGTGTCCCATTCGATGCACTACACTGGGGCGCAGCGCAGGGTTCAAATGAGGCGGAGCCTTCCGAGGCGGATGCTGGCGAGGAAGATGATGAGGGAGAGGAGGTTGATGTGACTGGAGAGGAATCTGAGTAA
- the LOC125704660 gene encoding uncharacterized protein LOC125704660 isoform X3, which translates to MWRYRKPTFQLLLLEELQRQQRSSILCDTILQADGISVPAHSCVLSAISPQFSRTLSAAPPLPLGQSHLLQFPAVRAHTLLKLVGFLYSGELEGSGERERKELITAAWKLGIEGLEEVGRKEGETLEKHNGRVTEDAKDCEDDSAEVKELGRRWEESEGLIEQADGTRGPGMVKDKGMQTESPKNRQGVCWMTGVGDSGGEDQDMNIESSYVPLLKKATDSESQTGVSGMTVGGVDMETQTHVSVLRIRETDTGTQTDIPVWMDRERETGTQTDVPVWMDRERETGTQTDIPVWMDRERETGTQTDVPVWMDRERETGTQTDVPVWMDRERETGTQTDIPVWMDRERETGTQTDIPVWMDRKTDTGTQTDIPVSVDRETDTGTQTDIPVSVDRETDTGTQTDIPVSVDRETDTSTQTDIPVSVDRETDTGTQTDIPVSVDRETDTGTQTDIPVSVDRETDTSTLTDLSVWRKRRTEADDGDTSILPLPPMSACSTPSSEWTWADPQSTRFPAPLLPSAKPLAFCAASWPLQLSQVSGGPLRDREDASALLPAGEGVAQLANAGHVTHRHKACFVTPTLVGHTVADNPIMNIKFDKSSSLPASVVTHPPSDTAPPEAPFTANTTAETDENSPTPSVSTPAVPATSAHSVHHSDTVAPAPLIIAPTSEIIAGDTAAAESASLVVTAGVSGGSDVRLLSVSEAARSSSSAAADLSPDAPVAEAMAQHCMALPTNPPRISLPHTALLPPSGDCCSSPRTLLSIPQGADLEVPGGRTIRSSTSPVCILSQGLCDCPLIPAASPMLAQVEEHHPPQIPSFPSVQAGMDFQGAIATVQKNTSGHFGSGGGKIVGDGVPGLDAEQNREFERFEGNIVGFINYFLNPNSSQEESAHAGVGKSNVTGHREMAPSGPRKRGRPRKRGRPRTTGMVRTEVIAEGERGNPSSLGRGCGRERIELRPRSPQKAVSIVPRRDRGRGRGGVRVGVRSRQQPIKMRLRKQPEGGVWEIVDARAEAFRAPTRRRGRPCKGAVERQAYAQDVFPVIKRQRGQHRVHPFRISSLPSQVFSAFVSLPDLAELSTYQSPFLSARGWHPLQAQPRAPLPPPSPQAAPEESAEQFEKLLDDMLPAAPSTSLRQPSHDGCGQPWFSSFRGCYKHFSLQCHSCYGLRV; encoded by the exons ATGTGGAGGTACCGCAAACCCACTTTTCAGCTGCTgctcctggaggagctgcagaggCAGCAGAGGAGCAGCATACTGTGTGACACCATTTTGCAAGCTGATG GTATATCTGTTCCGGCACACAGCTGTGTCCTCTCTGCCATCAGTCCCCAATTTTCCCGTACACTCTCTGCTGCCCCACCCCTGCCGCTTGGCcaaagccacctgctgcagttcCCGGCAGTCAGAGCCCACACTCTTCTAAAGCTGGTGGGCTTCCTGTACTCGGGAGAACTGGAGGGTTCGGGGGAGCGTGAGAGAAAGGAATTGATCACTGCTGCCTGGAAATTGGGCATTGAGGGTCTAGAGGAGGttggcaggaaagagggagagacGCTGGAGAAGCATAACGGCAGAGTGACAGAAGATGCGAAGGACTGTGAAGACGATAGCGCTGAGGTCAAAGAGTTGGGGAGAAGATGGGAGGAATCTGAAGGTCTGATCGAGCAAGCAGATGGAACGAGGGGGCCTGGCATGGTGAAAGACAAAGGTATGCAAACTGAATCTCCAAAAAACAGACAAGGGGTTTGCTGGATGACAGGAGTGGGAGACAGTGGAGGAGAGGACCAGGACATGAATATAGAGAGCAGTTATGTGCCCCTGCTCAAGAAGGCAACGGACAGTGAGAGCCAGACTGGGGTCAGTGGAATGACAGTAGGTGGGGTAGACATGGAAACACAGACACATGTGTCTGTCCTGAGaatcagagagacagacacaggtaCACAGACTGATATACCTGTCTGgatggacagagagagagagactggtaCACAGACAGACGTACCTGTCTGgatggacagagagagagagactggtacacagacagacatacctGTCTGgatggacagagagagagagactggtaCACAGACAGACGTACCTGTCTGgatggacagagagagagagactggtaCACAGACAGACGTACCTGTCTGgatggacagagagagagagactggtacacagacagacatacctGTCTGgatggacagagagagagagactggtacacagacagacatacctgtctggatggacagaaagacagacacagGTACACAGACTGATATACCTGTCTCagtggacagagagacagacacaggtaCACAGACTGATATACCTGTCTCagtggacagagagacagacacaggtaCACAGACTGATATACCTGTCTCagtggacagagagacagacacaagtACACAGACTGATATACCTGTCTCagtggacagagagacagacacaggtaCACAGACTGATATACCTGTCTCagtggacagagagacagacacaggtaCACAGACTGATATACCTGTCTCagtggacagagagacagacacaagtACACTGACAGACTTATCTGTCTGGAGGAAGCGACGGACAGAAGCAGATGATGGTGATACCTCCAttttgcccctccccccaatgtCAGCATGCTCCACTCCCAGCTCTGAATGGACCTGGGCTGACCCCCAGTCAACAAGATTCCCCGCCCCATTACTACCCAGCGCCAAGCCGCTGGCTTTCTGCGCAGCCTCATGGCCCCTGCAGTTGAGTCAGGTGTCTGGTGGCCCACTGCGCGACAGGGAGGACGCCAGTGCGCTGTTGCCTGCAGGGGAAGGTGTTGCTCAGCTGGCGAatgctggtcatgtgacacacagacataaggcCTGCTTTGTCACTCCCACCCTGGTCGGTCATACAGTCGCTGATAATCCCATCATGAACATCAAATTTGACAAAAGTTCTTCTCTCCCAGCTTCAGTTGTTACACACCCTCCGAGCGACACCGCCCCCCCTGAAGCCCCATTTACAGCTAACACCACTGCTGAAACAGATGAAAATTCTCCCACCCCAAGTGTTAGTACCCCTGCTGTTCCCGCTACTTCTGCTCATTCTGTTCACCATTCAGATACAGTTGCCCCTGCACCATTGATTATTGCCCCAACTTCAGAGATCATCGCCGGTGATACTGCGGCTGCTGAGTCAGCCTCTCTGGTGGTCACAGCCGGTGTGTCTGGTGGGTCTGACGTCCGTCTGCTCAGTGTTTCAGAGGCTGCTCGCAGCTCTTCCTCAGCAGCAGCAGATCTGTCTCCTGATGCCCCAGTTGCCGAGGCGATGGCTCAACACTGCATGGCATTGCCCACAAATCCACCACGCATCTCGCTTCCACACACAGCTCTTCTGCCTCCGTCTGGAGATTGCTGCTCATCACCTCGCACTCTTCTGAGCATCCCTCAGGGGGCCGATTTGGAAGTCCCTGGTGGAAGAACCATTCGATCGTCTACCTCCCCCGTCTGCATCCTGTCCCAGGGGCTATGTGATTGTCCGCTAATCCCTGCTGCCTCTCCCATGCTTGCTCAGGTGGAAGAGCATCACCCCCCCCAAATCCCTTCCTTTCCTTCAGTGCAGGCAGGGATGGACTTCCAGGGGGCCATTGCCACCGTACAGAAGAATACAAGTGGACATTTTGGATCCGGGGGTGGAAAGATTGTCGGAGATGGTGTCCCGGGACTGGATGCAGAGCAGAACAGGGAATTTGAGCGGTTTGAGGGCAACATTGTAGGCTTTATCAACTACTTCCTGAATCCAAACTCATCTCAAGAAGAGAGCGCCCATGCTGGGGTAGGGAAGAGCAATGTTACCGGGCACCGGGAAATGGCACCTAGTGGGCCGAGGAAGAGAGGGAGGCCGAGGAAGAGAGGGAGGCCAAGGACGACAGGGATGGTCAGGACAGAGGTGATAGCGGAAGGGGAGCGAGGAAATCCATCCTCACTGGGAAGGGGCTGTGGAAGAGAACGTATAGAGCTCAGGCCAAGGAGTCCACAGAAAGCTGTCAGTATAGTGCCCAGGAGGGACCGGGGGCGAGGCAGGGGGGGTGTCAGGGTTGGGGTCAGAAGCAGACAGCAGCCAATCAAGATGAGGCTGAGGAAACAACCTGAGGGAGGGGTGTGGGAGATCGTGGATGCGAGGGCGGAGGCTTTCAGAGCTCCAACACGAAGAAGGGGACGACCATGCAAAGGGGCCGTTGAGAGACAGGCATACGCTCAG gacgtaTTCCCAGTCATAAAGAGGCAGAGGGGTCAGCACAGGGTCCACCCCTTCCGAATTTCCTCTCTTCCCAGTCAGGTTTTCAGTGCCTTTGTCTCTCTGCCTGATCTTGCAGAGCTGTCCACATACCAGTCTCCCTTTCTGTCCGCCCGTGGCTGGCACCCCCTGCAGGCCCAGCCCCGAGCTCCgctgcccccaccctccccacagGCTGCCCCCGAGGAGTCGGCCGAGCAGTTTGAGAAGCTCCTGGATGATATG CTTCCTGCAGCCCCATCCACATCCCTCCGCCAGCCCTCACATGATGGATGTGGTCAGCCCTGGTTCTCCTCCTTCAGAGGTTGTTATAAACACTTCTCCCTGCAATGTCACTCCTGCTACGGCCTCCGAGTGTGA